Below is a genomic region from Rhineura floridana isolate rRhiFlo1 chromosome 5, rRhiFlo1.hap2, whole genome shotgun sequence.
TAAAATTTGTGTGATGTAtgtgcttaattgtatattttcacAAATAATTTTATAGTTATTTTGGCTTTTGGGTGTTTGATGAATTTCAGTGCTGCATTACCTAGAAATAATATCATGTTTGGTTTGGTCTAATAAGATGTAATGTAAGACTCTAATTCACTTGTTTCCATTCCATGCAGATTTTCTGGTTTCTGTATCCACTCAAATTTGATACATCTAATAACCTGCAATCAATCTGAAGCAGAACAGTCTTAGAAGACTACAGCTGTGTCTCCACATCTTCAGTTAACTTTTTTGATACTCATTGCACTGCTTTACAATTTCTGTGCAAATGTAATTTATATTGCTTGCAATTGGAGTACACTACAATGTAATTAGGAAAGAGAATGAGCCTTCTTTACATATCGTTTTGATTAATTTTAACAGAGAGGACTTGCTCTTAGGCCTATGAATGCTTTTAGGAAATTGTTAAAATGATCATTTATTCAAAGAAGGGAAACACTTTCTGCTGTTGTCTCAAATATAGATAAGCCTACTTTATTTTCGTGCTTTTGCTTCATTGTCTTTCTGTCGCTATGGCAGCTGCTACTATAGTTCATGACACGTCAGAAGCAGTAGAGCTTTGTGCTCCTTATGGGTTGTACCTTAAGCCCATTACAAAAATGACTATCAGTGTGGCGCTTCCTCAGTTAAAGCAGCCAGGAAAGTCTATTTCCAACTGGGAAGTGATGGAAAGGCTGAAAGGAATGGTGCAAACACATCAGTTCTCAACCTTACGGATTTCTAAAAGCACCATGGATTTCATCCGCTTTGAAGGAGAGGTAGAAAACAAGTGTCTGGTTAAATCcttccttgcttgcctggatggcaaAACTATAAAACTTAGTGGCTTTTCAGACATTTTAAAAGTCCGTGCTGCAGAATACAAAATTGATTTTCCTACTCGACATGACTGGGATTCATTTTTTCGTGATGCAAAAGATATGAATGAAACTCTGCCAGGAGAAAGGCCAGACACTATTCATCTGGAGGGCTTACCTTGTAAATGGTTTGCACTGAAAGACTCTGGCTCAGAAAAACCAAGTGAAGAAGTTCTTATTAAGGTGTTTAGTAAATTTGGGGAAATACGGAATGTGGACATACCCATGTTGGACCCATATAGGGAAGAGATGACTGGCAGAAACTTTCATACGTTCAGTTTTGGAGGTCATTTGAATTTTGAAGCTTATGTTCAGTATGAGGAATATGCAGGTTTCATCAAGGCTATGAACGCTTTGCGAGGAATGAAGCTGATGTACAAAGGTGAAGATGGCAAAGCAGTGGCTTGTAACATAAAGGTGAGGTACTGTTAAGCTGTTCCTAgtagatattttcaaaaaaaaagttgcatgctcttttcctttatattttgatGAGTTGTCCCTAAATTATCAGTTTTAGGTATATAattcatccatttttaaaaaccttatcGACTAACCATTGGGTAGGGGAAAATACAATAGAAGCTGTTTTCTTTGTAACACCCCCAGAGAATATTTAGaagcatttatttaaaacatttctttgccacctttccacaaataGTGCCCAAGGAGTTGCACAATAAAATGGGGGCAAAGGAAAGAGATGTAACTTCAAAAAGTGTAATAACAATACATAcggattaaaaatacaataaaagaagaaacaaaaaatatcacaaattatCTTAACAAGATGTAGGCATACTGTTTATATCCTGAAATAATGAAACAGAAGTCTGAATGATGAAATATGTAGAGCAACTTCCAGTGATATCCACATCCCTGTGCAGTAGAAATCCACTTGCATAACAGAACTTCGaattttcttcttcctctgccagcaccctctgccccctccctcaaCATCTCCAGGAGGAAGGGAATCCCTGTTGTACGATTGGATGCCCAACATTGGATCTCACCCACAGTCAGATGACTTCAACATTTACattaattaaaataacaaatGTGGTGGCCTCTGAATGTTTGGCTTTTTTGTAGCTTCCCACACTTAGTTCTGTGTTTGGAGTGGAGGAGTGCTATTAGGCTTACTAAATGCCCTGTTCATGCATACAATTTCTCCTCTCTCACCTTAGAGAGTGGGGCCACATTGACTACCCCCTTCTCTATTATATCCCAGTGCCCACTCTTGTTCCCCCTCCTACCTACACTGGAAAGGAAATGTGTATAGCAGGCAGCTTGCTGTATTCATAGAGGCTTCCTATGTGATTTAAAACCTCACATGATTCTAAATTGCACAAGGACCTCCATTAATGCAGCAGCCTCACAACTGTAGATGTTTATCATTCAGACCAATAGCGGGGCCAGGCATGGGACACAATGGTGGGGAGGACCATTTAGTGTGTCCTCAATCTCCCTTGCATGATTCTAATTGCATTGGGGAAttgaacacctgaatagggctctAAGATGAAGATTACATTTTGCCAGTCTACAGTTTTGTGCTATTCATGTAATAATTACACTAAAATAGTTAATGGTTCTTGCATTATTCATGTTATTTTCTATGTGTTGCTTTCCAGTTGAAATTTTGCAAAACAGTGCATAATTTCCTGTTTAATATTGTCTGTTAAAGAATGTAAAACAAGATAAGCATTTAGAAGGGGCAATATTTAATCTACAGTTTAGCTAGAAAGGGTTGTAGGTAAGTCAGTGGTTCTGAAAGTATGACTGGGCCTCTATAGAAAAAAGCTGGCTCAGCATCTCATTTTGTGGGGATTTGGTAATATATACATTAGTACTGTATGTGGTTTCAGGCACAAAGCCTTGGTGTTCCAGTCAGTTGCAACTGTGATCCAAAGCCCTTCATGAGCAGGGACTTGCCATTCATTTTTATAAAGATACATTCAAAATTGGAAACTTCATATACATGAAATGTTTCAGTCTCACAAAAAAGGATGAGAAACTTCTGCACTCTCACATATCCACGTGCACATTTGAAACTGCTCAATTAGGGCTAGAGAGTACAGTTTCAGAAATGCAAGACAATGAATGACTCATCCCTTGTGTCAGTGCAGTGACTTGCAGCATTGACTTAACAATTATGGCAGTTTTTTCCCTGAACATTTTTTATTTCCTAGGGTCcatttctccttcccccctccccccaactccCCCAcctttaaggctacaatcctgtacacATTTTCTTGGTAGCAAGTCCCATTCAGTTTAGTAGGTCTTACTTATAAATAGGATTGCACTCTCAGGCAAGCTATAGGTCCATTTgtccccattttatttatttatttatttatactatttatataccacccagtCAGCTATGTTCTTTGGGTGTCCCTTGTCCTTGGCTTGTTTTTAGAAAGAACAAATACAAAGAGTGAACATTATGAAGCATAGCTTATGGGTATTGTTGTTTCATTTACAGTTCAAAAAGCTTGGAAAGCTTTTTTGGTTATGACTGGCAGAATTTGAGATCTACTATAGTTCAGGACCATTAGAGATTAAGAATATAGAGAATTAATTTTGAAGAATATACAATGTCAGAGTGTCCAGTAAGCTGGTGTGGCTGTAGTTTTTAGTCTTCTGTAACTAGTGACCACCAATGTTTACTGTTGTGTTCTAAAATGCACAATGAATTGAAAAAGAACTCTTAAAAATCTGTTAAGTTTATATACTTTAGCATGAATACTTTTTCTCCTGTATCTATAAAAGGTTTCATTTGATTCAACAAAACACCTGAGTGATGCTTCAATTAAGAAACGTCAGCTTGAAAGGCAGAAGCTCCAAGAGcttgaaaaacagagagaagaaCAAAAACGtaaagaaaaagaagcagaagaaagacaaaAAGAGGAGGAAAGGTAGACTTCATTCCTTCCTAAGAAATGACAAGCACTTTAAACTCTTTTAATACTTTTAAAATGTAGGATTGTTATACATCATCATTTCTTTTGACATATTTTAAGCagtttattcagaagcattcaAAATCCTTTGGATCTTTTAAACAATATTCTTCAGCTTTATCGAAGTATATTTTAAGGAAACCTGCTGGGGTATAAAAACTTGGGAGGTTACCATTCCATGTATTCTTTTGAAAATTCTGTCCTTTCTCAACTAGAAAGCACAATAATAGGCTGTTGTCTTTTGTTTCTAAAATAAATCTCAGAAAATAACCATTTTCAGCCTgtgtcagcatggccaacagtcagggatgatgggagttgtagccccacaacatctggaaggcacagtgttggctacccctgatctagtGCAGTCTGAGATTGAGGACACTGGGCTGCAATCTTCGATGAAATTAGTTCAGAACAGTCCAATTGGCAATGAACTCTTGTAAGTGGCATGATTGCAGCCTCAGCTTCTCTTTAAACTTCTCTtaacattttatttgttaaaGTATTAGCTAGTGTGTTATGAACAAGATGTGTTTAAATAGCTATTACTGAGTTGGGGGTAGAGATAATTAATATATACTCCATTAATTTCATTCTTAGTTGGATATCATTGGATGGTTTTCAGTAGGTCTTGGAAGACAGAGGAGTCCATTGAAATTGGTGTGGTTTAACCTTCAAATGAAGATGCTTTGATGTTTAAATGGGAATAAATTAGCAATAGgtttttttgtttgaagtgtCCTTCAAAATAGGAAATTATGCCTATAATGACTAATGTAATGTTTATCCTTAGGAAACAGAAAGAACTTGAGgaattggagagagagagaaaaagagaagagaaatTACGCAaaagagaacagaaacaaaaagaTCGTGAAATCCGTAGAAACAAAAAGAGGCTTGAAAAACTACAAGCTGAAGAGCAAAAGAAACTGCAAGAAAAAATAAAACTTGAGGAGAGGAAGCTTCTCTTAGCTCAGAGAAACCTCCAGTCTATTCGATTAATCGCTGAACTGCTGAGCAGAGCCAAGGTAACTAGTGGATTTTTTAAGTTTGGACATGTGTGCATggaaaaacagtattaaaaaagtTAACAGCAACTGTTAAATGTATGGAAGAAATTTATATCAACTGCCCATTACTTCTCCCTCTGTTTCATAATTTGACTGTTCAAAGGTCTCATCACATGCCTCCCCCTTCTCCAGGAAATGTGCTCCCCTCAGCCCATCAAACAGCTGTTCAGTAGGCTGAGGAAAGTGCAATTGCAATAGAGAATAAGGTGTATGGGGAGAGAGATCCCCATGCACCTTCCTCCCAATGTACGCTGTGTTCCTTGCAGACCACCTGGGCTGAGGGGGAGCATGAACTGGGCTGGATGGAAGGCCTACACATGCTGCATGTGGGCTGTAGCTTGCCTACCTTTGGTCTCTGTAGGTCCCTTTTGAAATGGCTACCTTTCGAGCAATTCTCTGAAGTTATGGAAGGTTGTAGAATGAGTGTGTTTGATGTAGGAATAAAGTAAATCTCCCCTTCTCTCTATATTCTTAGGCAATAAAGCTTCTGGAGCAGGAGCACAGTGAAGAAAAATTCCGCCTTCAGCAgctggaagagaggaggaggctgcaaGAAGCTGAACTCCGACGGGTAGAGGAGGAAAAAGAGAGGGCTCTTGGCCTgcagagaaaagagagagagttaAGAGAGAAACTGTTGAGCAATCTCATGAACAAGAAGATAGAAGccagtgatctgaaaaaaattgaGCCTAATGCACTGCAGTCTATTCCTTTGAAAGCTCTGGTAGGTATTCCCCATTCCATCACATCTGCCTCTGTACAGCCCCTCTTGGCCAAACCAATTCAGCTCTGTCAAAGCGGCACAACAGCTAATGAAAGAATGAGCCCTCAGCCAAAGTACTTAAATGGGAGCCTTCATGAGGAAGTTCTCATCAAAGACCCTAAAATTAATGTCAGTAACAGGGACACCGTTTCTGATGAAAGTAGTTCAGGTGTCCTTTTATGTATCCCTACAAATCAACAACACCAGACCACACCAGACCATGAGCAGAACATCCACAAGAAGGACTTGCTGTCTGAGCAAGGCAAGTGTAATAGAGAGCCAAGCAAGGGGAAGACTCATTCATGCAGAGACATGGGTAACCTTCATAGCAAAGATAAAATTGAAAAAAGCAGGCACAGAAGAGACTTGAGTAGTGATGATGAAAAATATAGAAAAGAAAGGCGCCTCCACAAGAAGTACTCTACAAAAGGTAGCAGTCCTCACCAGAGGAGCTTAAGTCGAGAACATGCACGACATAAGAGATCTTCTAGTAGTGACAGGGAGCAGGATAAAAGAGGACGCAGTCATGGTCACAAAAGTGCaagcaagaaacaaaaacaccGCAAGAGATCTTTGAGCAACCAGAGAAGCACTTGGAGTAGGTAATAAAGGACTTGGCCTTGTGTAAGGGCTATCTCAGAAAGGACTGGAGTAGAACTCTCTTTTTGTCCAGGGAGGGGGGAAAACCGatcgggttttttttttacttgaatcTTGTTTATGAAGTCAAAATACATATAAGTACgcttttcagttttgttttgtttttggtgacTTATCTGTCAGCAGTGTGGTGGCTTACTGTGGTATCATAAATTCTGATCATTCTTGCTCACACTTTATCCATGATTGCATGATAACCAGCCTAATTAGGCATTCATAGtttccctttccccccctaaattcTTCCATTGGGTACCTTTTAGTTTCCAGTGATTGCTGTCACAGCAATCTTTTGTTTAGAGATTGGCATTATTTCTATCAAGAAATGTAAAAACTTGATACATTGCAACATGATTCATAGGAACTCAGTAATTCCATACAGAATTTTTTGCTATCTGAATTGGTGCTAGATGCAACCATATTTTTATATAATGCTGTGATGCCGCCTTTGCTATTTTGACAATTGCAAACTTGATAGATTGCTACAGGACCCGAATAGTCATTGTGTTTTCTATTTTACATGTTTCAGAGTTTTGTTCCATTTCAAAAGAAATACGCTGGGGTTTTATAGCTTTTGAAAAGTAGACATACAGGCTGCTGTAGTATTAATATttgacttttttgttgttgttcaaacCATTGGTTGAAAGACTCCTCTACAATTTCACAGACATCTATATTTTGAAAGAGGGGCCTTTCTGATAAATTATTTTTACGTGCAATGTTCAGGTTCAAAGCTGTACTTTCTCTTAAGTAACTTTTTATAATACCTTTGCTTCTGAAAATGAAGCTCAGGAATTTTCCCAATACATTGCAATGCAAAATCAGCTTTTACCATCTAATGGTAAAATTGCAAAAGCCATTGCCAGTGAACCCAAACTACTGTTTCATATTTCAGTACATTAAAGATATATACACCATTAAATCTGATTTGGTCTGTGTTTTGTTCTAAGAACTGACTTGATTATGCAGAGTGCGGACCACTGTAATACAAAGACCACTTTAATACAAAGTGGTCATATTTTAAAGTTACCTACCTTTTGCAAGATAAGgaatatttcatttttgtttgctaTTGCTTATTTGCTTTTCCCAGAAGCAGGAATGTTCAGATAAGTCTTTCACGTTGATGAAGAGTTTTTTCACTTCATTGCACAAAAACTGTACCTCACATTTGACTTTCAACATAGGAATTCAATAAGAATTCCTGGAGTCCTAAAGAATTGATGTTCCCCCTCTCTTTTAGTGtacctttccttccccccccccagtccttggaatctccatagtttgcccttctttttccctAGCAGCCAGGAtgcgtctttccttttctaggttcatctgagatcaggtggtGCCAAGAAATtactttctgcaaatactactacacagtaaacGAATGTGAGTGTTAAAGAACCCCTCTCCCCACAAAAgggaaatgtgaaaactttgcaaacagCCTTAGGCAGGTCTCCTGCTTTCAAGgaactaaagaccagggactcattaagaattcactgtatagttaacttacagtacaatgatatacttgttacttctgagtaaacatagtatctttctgtttaatggggcttacttccaggtaagtgggtacaggatggcagcctaggctttggtttagggttagcATTAGAGaagaacagggttcttgtgcctttaacagctgtatggcaggcagaaattccaccagtcaagccttttctagtatggaaatacaaggAGAAACCATCATGACTACtttaattttgtattatgccatgcccTCATGGGAGCCATTTTAATACTGATGCCCCAGTACTctgaaaatttgaaatgtgccctctggtcccaaaaggttggtgaccctgtTGTATAGGAAGATCATCCCCTTGTGAGTGGTTTTTTAGAAATCCATGGGCTGGTGTGGTAAGAGGGGACTAGAAATATCCTGCTGTATGCCATGACGTCAACTTGTGGGTCTTTTGGATTCTATTCATGGTTGGCATTTGCACAGTGGTTTGAAGAAGGAATCCAGAGCTCTAGGTGTCCCCCTTGATGAGGGATAATATATGTCCTAATGCTTCAGTCAAACGTAGACATGCTTATGTTTTCAGAACATCTGTGCACATGCATTTCTGAAATGCCTAAGAGATCATACTCTGCTGATGGTGTTCTGCACACTTCTTCTTTTTGTGTGCTATGAACTGAAGAAGCAATATTTAAAACTATtgggtttttaatggtttttgaaAGCAATCACTGCTAAACTGCTGTGTAAATAGTTTTGAGAAGTGAATTCGCCCTTAGAAAAATAAGACAGCCTTTTTTCCTTTGCCATctctgatggctttaaaatagatACACATGTTAACACAAATTTAGCTTTGAACCCGTAACTTCAGGGTGATTGGGCCAGGTTTCCAAGAGGCTTTAGCATGCATGTGTTACTTTCATACAATGCATTTACTGTGGAAAACAATTGCATAACGCTGGTGAGTTTTGCAGCAGTCCTGATGTTTAGCGCTATTTTAATTAGGGTAAGAATTTTATCATAGATTGTAAACATGTTTACTTTGTTCTACAATCTGTTCTATGTACTTTAGATACAGAGTGCATGTACCCAGTGTTGCATAACCAGATGCAGATCAGAGCCAAGTATAACAGTAGTTTAGATTTATAAAATGGAAGTAGAGACCAAAACCATTTAGTAAAATCAAATTGAATCCAAATATCCATAAAGTTAGGAACCCAAATAGTAGCTTACTGTGGAAAGATGCTTTAGTCTAGGTGtggggaactacaactcccatcagccccagcaaacctggtcagtggccagggctgagaggagttgtagctcagcaacatctggaaggccaaaagtaCCCCACATCTGCTTTGGTCCTTCAGCCTACTAAAACTTATGTTTGTAGTCTCTGGCATTTGACCACCAAAGAggctagggttcaaatccacacttagCTGTGAAACTGAGCAACTATACACTTTCTCTCAGAGCTTAATCTATCTTACacagtggttgtgaggataaaatggagcaaACTGGACACACTGAGCTTGGAAGAAAAGTAGTATACAAATGTGATAACTAGTCCCAGTGTTACCTTCCAGAAAATGATTGTTTATCTCTAAAAGATATCTGGTAATGTGCTGCATGCATATTCTGTGATTCCATTGTGCAGCAGCACATTTTATTATTGCACCATTCAGTTTCCTGAGAAGAgcgataacctgccccagtgagcagccttgccgccgcattttgcaccagctgcaacttccggaccaacttcaagggcagccccacatagagcgcattacagtaatccagcctggaggttaccagtgcgtgaacaatagtggtcaggctatcctggtccagaaacggccacagctgtcttccaagccgaagctggtaaaaggcactcctagccacagaggtcacctgggcctctagcaacaaagatggatccaggagcacccacagactacgaacctgctctttcagtgggagtacaaccccatccaaagcaggcaactgaacagttatccgaactcgggaaccaccaacccacagtgccttcatcttgctaggattcagactcagtttattggccctcatccagcccaccaccgagtccaggcagcagccaagggcttgcacggcctctcccgattcagatgttatggagaaatagagctgggtatcatcagcatactcctaacacctcgccccaaatctcctaatgactgcttccaagggcttcatatacatgttaaacagcatgggggatatctcagagaggaggtcaggaccctgctcccctggtgcattcactatagctgcccaatttccctgctttttaaagtttgagaggAGTATCTTGGttattttgccttttagtgaattctaacacctcgccccaaatctcctgatgactgctcccaagggcttcatatagatgttaaacaacacgggggacaagatggtaccctgcggcaccccacagcacaactcggggctgaaagacagtcacccaatgctattctctgagtacgaccttggaggtaggattggaaccactgtaaaacagttcctccaatacccatcccaccaagttggcccagaaggataccatggtcaacggtatccaaagccactgagagatcaagtaagagtcgcactccccctgtctttctcctgataaaggtcatccatcagggcaaccaaggccgattcagtcccataaccaggcctgaacccagactgggatgggtcaagataatctgtttcatccaagagtacttgcaattgctgtgccacaaccctctcaatcaccttccctaagaagggggtatttgcaaccggtcggtagttgtcacaatccaatcggtccagggtgggctttttcaggagtggttggattactgcctctttcaaggtggctgggaccactctgtctaccgcaatgatgtgttgaccacacccaggatccactcggtcaaccccccttggcaagctttaataagccaagaagggcaagggttgagaggacatgttgctggctgcatcatcacaagcaccttgtctgtgtcatcaggctgcatcaagttGACCTTTACGAAGTTGACCTTTACAGCCTTAAAAAAGAACATGTGATTATTCCTCAAAAGCCTTTGTTTTTGGTTGTCCTCTGCCTATACGCAATGAGTGAGGGTTGGATTACCCATTGTCCAAGGTGGAGAACAGATTTTGCCCTATGGGGAAAACATTCACTTGGCCTGTTTTAGTTTTCTTCATAGGGAAGGTGTTCCAATCCCTTAATTATTATCACTGTCTCTTACCGAACCTTTTCTGTCTCAGCCATATCCATTTTGAGATGGACAACCAGAAGTGtccacaatattccaaatgctacAGCCCCATAGGTTATAAAAGGAATTATGATACTAGTCTTATTTTATGtttttgatttattaaatttatatcccacccttcctcccagtaggagcccagggcggcaaacaaaaacactcaaaaacatcttaaaaacagactaatgtaaaatacattaatacatctttaaaaacctattttttttttaaaaaaaagtgttaaaaacatcttaaaaagcagttccaacacagatgcagacttggataaggtctctacttaaaaggcttgttgaaagaagaaggccttcagtaggcactgaaaagatgacagagatggcacctgtctaatatttaaggggagggaattccaaagggtaggtgctccTTTCTTAATAGTAATTGGCATGAAATTTGGCTCTTTTAAAACTGACGCACACTAAGTTGATATTTTTGTCGAGCTACCCAGCATGATGCCAAGATCTGTCCTGAgtcactaccagttcagaccTCTTTGGTATATATGTGAAGTTAAGCTTTTTTTACAGTGAATCTTACTTGTGTTTTGGTTGTCCGTTCACCCAGCTTTGTGAcatcattttttaaagattttcccAGTCAGTTTAGTTTTTCTGTACCCAGAATACACTTGCTGTCTTATGCAAACTTGCCTTTTTGAATAGatatccctgttggacttctctgGACAACTTTCCACATATACTGAACTCGATCTTTCTGTTGTGATCTTTGTTCCATAACCATTAAACAGCGTAGTGTACCAGCTCCTGGTACCACTCATGATTATGCCCTTTTTCTTATCTTCCTGAGTAACTgttctttggcacagtcatttatTGTATCAAGAAGGTTCCCCTCCTTGTTGTGACCTGTACTGTCAACATGAGGATTGTAGTCGAATCATTACCACAATATTTTGTCATGTGGTTACTTCCCTGTTTTGTGTTTATATTTCAAGATCATGCTTGGAGTTTAATTCAGGGGAGTTTGGTAATGCTGGCCTGGGGTGGGGTGCTTTTGAGCCTGGAGTTTCTATGAACAGCAATTCTGTGGGAGAGTTTGTTCCTATTTTATTAGGCACTCGACATACAGATGCGCACacctttccctttcttttcctaGATACCATATCTAGGATTTTCTTGATTCTCTCTATTCCTAGCTGCTTCAATTCCTGTGTTAACCATGTCTTCTTTCAGCACCAAGAACGTCCAATTCCCTCAGCTTGGCCTGGAGGCTTCTAATATTAGCATACAGATGCCTATACATTGTATCCCTCCAAATTATCTATGCTTGGAAAATCTTTTGTGAGGTTTAATAAGGAAAAGAACATTCTCTTAAAATACTATGTTCTTTAAGCTTGAAAGTTACCAGGAGCAAGACAGTACCAAAtattcttcccatccacccatgACTGAGGTTATGGCCTTCCCAGAAAGCTAAGTAAAAATCAGCCAAAATCTCATTTTGAAATCTTTTCTGAGAAGCCTGAATTCAGATGACAACTTAAAATATTTTGCATTCGTATGTCTGACAACTGTTGCCTGTTCAAGAAGCTTGTAGATCTAACAGTAAAAGATTTTTATAACAAGCACCCCTGACCATTAGATTTGAAAGTACCTTAAAACATTATTGGCATATGAAAACAATCTCAGTTTTATCCTCTTCATATTCTAATGAGAGCTTAGATGGTAATAATCAAGAACTAAAAATAGAGCTTGTGCAGCATTTGCAATGTGTTCAATCAGTTTAGTTACTGGAGCCTTCAATCCTCTTCATCAGTCAAATGCACTACTCTAGTAAGTCTCCTCAGCTGATTATCTTGGATATTCTCAAGAGACAGCTGCTATCTGAGCCATCATGGGAAAGTATTTTTGTATCTGCCTTTAACCAGTtacattgcttttaatatgtagattgattttttaaattacagaAATATTTTACTTTCTTTTTACTGAAAAGTGGGAGTTGACTCTTACAAATGCTACTTACCTATA
It encodes:
- the AKAP17A gene encoding A-kinase anchor protein 17A codes for the protein MAAATIVHDTSEAVELCAPYGLYLKPITKMTISVALPQLKQPGKSISNWEVMERLKGMVQTHQFSTLRISKSTMDFIRFEGEVENKCLVKSFLACLDGKTIKLSGFSDILKVRAAEYKIDFPTRHDWDSFFRDAKDMNETLPGERPDTIHLEGLPCKWFALKDSGSEKPSEEVLIKVFSKFGEIRNVDIPMLDPYREEMTGRNFHTFSFGGHLNFEAYVQYEEYAGFIKAMNALRGMKLMYKGEDGKAVACNIKVSFDSTKHLSDASIKKRQLERQKLQELEKQREEQKRKEKEAEERQKEEERKQKELEELERERKREEKLRKREQKQKDREIRRNKKRLEKLQAEEQKKLQEKIKLEERKLLLAQRNLQSIRLIAELLSRAKAIKLLEQEHSEEKFRLQQLEERRRLQEAELRRVEEEKERALGLQRKERELREKLLSNLMNKKIEASDLKKIEPNALQSIPLKALVGIPHSITSASVQPLLAKPIQLCQSGTTANERMSPQPKYLNGSLHEEVLIKDPKINVSNRDTVSDESSSGVLLCIPTNQQHQTTPDHEQNIHKKDLLSEQGKCNREPSKGKTHSCRDMGNLHSKDKIEKSRHRRDLSSDDEKYRKERRLHKKYSTKGSSPHQRSLSREHARHKRSSSSDREQDKRGRSHGHKSASKKQKHRKRSLSNQRSTWSR